The Candidatus Omnitrophota bacterium DNA window CCGCCCCGCAATCTTCTCTAAGTCATCCCGAAGCCGGTCAATCTCAGTGCCCCGGCGCCCGATCAGAACCCCCGGACGGGCCGTGTGCACAAAAACGCGAATCTTTTCACCGGAGCGTTCGATCTCGGTTCGCGCAATGGCCGCCTGCGCAAAATTCTTCTTAACGTGTCTGCGAATCCGCATATCCTCATTGAGGATTTTGGGGAGCGAGGCCTTGTCCGCATACCAGCGGGAGTCCCACTGACGAATATAACCTAACCTATAACTGACCGGATGAACCTTTTGACCCACTTAAGCCCTCGCTTTCGATTCCTCTTTACCGGCCGGCCGCTTCACATCCAGCTCCACAGCCAAATGACTGGTCCTCTTCAGAACCCGCGTGGCGCGCCCCATCGGCACAGCCATCCAGCGTTTCCAACTCGGCCCACCGTCTGCAGTAATCTTCGAGATATACAGCTCCCCCGCATGAACACTCCCGTCACGGGTGGCGTTTGCAGTGGCTGAGCGGATAACCTTGCTCAAAAGCTGCCCGGCACGCTTGCCCATAAACTCCAGTTCTGCCAAGGCCTGCGGCACCTGCTTGCCCTGTACCGCAGCGGCGACCAGGCGCGCCTTGCGCGGAGAAACCCTGGCATGTCTCCAAATCGCTTTACCCTTCATTACTTCTTTCCAATCTTTCCGGCAGATGCCTTCTCATTTCCACCATGGCGACGGAATGTGCGCGTAGGAGAGAACTCCCCCAGCTTATGGCCCACCATATTCTCAGTGATAAACGCAGGGATAAACGTCTTGCCGTTATGAATCGCAAATGTATAGCCCACAAATTCCGGAATAATCGTTGAGCGACGGGACCAAGTCTGCAAGGGTCTCTTGTCTCCGGACTTGGAGTAACGCTCGAATTTTTCTACCAGCCGGGGATCAACGTACGGGCCTTTTTTTAGTGAACGCCCCATATTTCAGTATTCCTCCGTCAAAAACACTTTGATGACTCTACTTCTTACGCCTACTTGGCCGCTTTCTCACAATAAAGCGATCAGATGCCTTGCGAAGCTTACGGGTCTTATACCCGAGGGTCGGTGTACCCCAAGGAGAAACAGGATGCGGATTTCCGGAACCCGCCTTACCCTCACCCCCTCCATGAGGGTGATCCACCGGATTCATTGCCACACCTCGAACCTTAGGACGGCGCCCCATCCAGCGGGAACGCCCCGCCTTACCCGAAACGATGAGCAGGTGATCCAAAGGACTGAGTTCACCCACAGTGGCACGGCACTTGAGAGGAATCAACCGGACTTCACCCGAGGGCAGTTTCACATGCCCCATCTTGTCCT harbors:
- the rpsS gene encoding 30S ribosomal protein S19; this encodes MGRSLKKGPYVDPRLVEKFERYSKSGDKRPLQTWSRRSTIIPEFVGYTFAIHNGKTFIPAFITENMVGHKLGEFSPTRTFRRHGGNEKASAGKIGKK
- the rplV gene encoding 50S ribosomal protein L22 — its product is MKGKAIWRHARVSPRKARLVAAAVQGKQVPQALAELEFMGKRAGQLLSKVIRSATANATRDGSVHAGELYISKITADGGPSWKRWMAVPMGRATRVLKRTSHLAVELDVKRPAGKEESKARA